A single window of Syngnathus acus chromosome 23, fSynAcu1.2, whole genome shotgun sequence DNA harbors:
- the LOC119117160 gene encoding zinc finger protein 11-like, translating into MEALHRAEHDSPLLLPSLRLFIPPLRLVSAAMWQVVQRGDVRDYGTVEEFVSTVTDILPELLNPDQKAQLLLGLRARVVVDLCRSEENPERETVEVHLERIKGLISTWASQPCFAEVQFAKSNFVDQIELLLKDPEERDKFFQEAFPTAFGPEYDSALQVLMLDFLSRLDKLLPVPDLQQTAAMLSNVPEALDECVHSVPHPPHLKAALLHHSALGHFDLTDDSQSILSSFGNCILSSLSLPQLEKVVIDADHIQLRAPAEQMAGCVTVQVEGETVTLLDYIHIEEAPGLMEPGPQEDEEQDKEGEEAEDDDDDASLKPAAFQPLKQSKRLQLKRQAAQAEKDDDDDRSAKHQRKKHPSNKTCPVCGKSFLRAAAMRRHQETHSENRELKYKCDRCDKRFRDQYDMKRHNMRVHERDDDDAEDEAAAPAEPESPEMPGDKNCALCGKYIARKVDMERHMTSHSEERPHECSFCDKRFKTRYVLKRHQKEFCKSQTLKSHDEQSPDPRPATSAEGKVCPICSRTLPCSADMDKHLRSHTEERPFICVGCDKGFKYRDTLKKHQIIHGHEGVREEASKSTEEILAQAEKNPESAGDAPEAQPARGKAPKACPVCAGSFDNVKTLNRHIQSHTQERPFHCVHCKRRFKHLHGLKRHQIYAICHKKTARCPWKKEAKAGPSHGDGQQLQIPVWCSNCGKHFEVLSALKEHQEKVCKADLRDVMTCGACGKEFKSLTMLKVHQRIHDPLYCKECGKILASQAAFERHLLMHRPMACTMCDKSFTLMRRLREHYEKQHAFSGPYPCSQCDKSFSQLSYLAVHQRIHKGEFPFACDSCPARFRSSNCLTVHQRKHTGERPFLCWQCGKCYRSASELTVHMGTHSEARPWACAQCPAAYRTKQQLGNHVAQVHVGVRYPCASCGKQFMKETSLKRHELIHTGERPYQCTVCGKTFLTANELRLHTRYHTGERPYKCDVCGKAFIQSGYLKSHVRIHTGEKPFKCDVCGKAFRMSYHMKKHRRTHATKAAKTAKVKTYACDRCDLAFLHKKALWEHAAAHPVKVEQTFAQVRIEFQ; encoded by the exons ATGGAAGCGTTACATCGCGCCGAACACG ATTCTCCTCTCCTGCTGCCCTCCCTGCGCCTCTTCATCCCGCCTCTGCGCCTGGTGTCGGCCGCCATGTGGCAGGTTGTGCAGCGCGGCGACGTGCGGGACTACGGCACGGTGGAGGAGTTTGTCAGCACGGTCACCGACATTTTACCCGAGCTGTTGAATCCCGACCAGAAGGCACAGTTGCTGCTGGGTCTCCGGGCACGG GTGGTTGTGGATTTGTGTCGGTCCGAGGAGAACCCAGAGAGGGAAACCGTTGAGGTGCATTTAGAACGAATCAAAGGCCTCATATCGACATGGGCATCTCAG CCGTGCTTTGCCGAGGTCCAGTTTGCCAAATCCAACTTTGTGGATCAGATCGAGCTACTGCTAAAAGACCCTGAAGAGCGGGACAAGTtctttcag GAGGCGTTTCCAACTGCATTTGGGCCAGAATATGACAGCGCCCTGCAAGTGCTCATGTTGGACTTCCTCTCCAGGCTGGATAAGCTTCTGCCTGTCCCGGACCTCCAGCAG ACGGCCGCCATGTTGAGCAATGTCCCGGAGGCCCTGGACGAGTGCGTCCACTCTGTTCCCCACCCGCCTCACCTGAAGGCGGCGCTCTTGCACCACTCTGCGCTCGGACATTTCGATTTAACCG ACGACTCTCAGAGCATCCTGTCCTCCTTCGGGAACTGCATCCTGTCCTCGCTGTCCCTCCCGCAGCTGGAGAAGGTGGTCATCGACGCCGACCACATCCAGCTGCGGGCGCCCGCCGAGCAGATGGCGGGATGCGTCACGGTGCAGGTGGAGGGCGAGACGGTCACGCTCTTGGACTACATCCACATTGAGGAGGCGCCTGGCTTGATGGAGCCCGGCCCTCAGGAGGATGAAGAACAAGACAAAGAGGGAGAGGAAGcggaggacgacgacgacgacgctTCGTTGAAGCCGGCGGCGTTCCAACCGCTCAAGCAGAGCAAGCGTCTGCAGCTGAAGAGGCAAGCGGCCCAGGCGGAGAaagatgacgacgacgacagaTCGGCCAAGCATCAGAGGAAGAAGCACCCCAGCAACAAGACGTGCCCCGTGTGCGGCAAGAGCTTCCTGCGCGCCGCCGCCATGAGGCGCCACCAGGAGACGCACTCCGAGAACCGCGAGCTCAAGTACAAGTGCGACCGCTGCGACAAGCGCTTCCGCGACCAGTACGACATGAAGCGCCACAACATGCGCGTCCACGAGCGAGACGACGACGACGCAGAGGACGAGGCGGCGGCGCCGGCCGAGCCCGAGTCTCCGGAGATGCCCGGCGATAAAAACTGCGCCCTCTGCGGCAAGTACATTGCGCGCAAGGTGGACATGGAGCGCCACATGACGTCGCACTCGGAAGAGCGGCCGCACGAGTGCTCCTTTTGCGACAAGAGGTTCAAGACCCGCTACGTCCTCAAGCGACACCAGAAGGAGTTCTGCAAGAGTCAAACGCTCAAGAGTCACGACGAGCAGAGCCCGGATCCGCGGCCGGCCACGTCCGCCGAGGGCAAAGTCTGCCCCATCTGCAGCCGCACGCTGCCGTGCAGCGCCGACATGGACAAGCACCTGCGCTCGCACACGGAGGAGCGCCCTTTCATCTGCGTGGGCTGCGACAAGGGCTTCAAGTACCGCGACACGCTCAAGAAGCACCAGATCATCCACGGCCACGAGGGCGTCCGCGAGGAGGCCAGCAAAAGCACCGAGGAGATCCTGGCCCAAGCCGAGAAGAACCCGGAGAGCGCCGGCGACGCCCCCGAGGCGCAGCCGGCCCGCGGCAAAGCCCCCAAAGCCTGCCCGGTGTGCGCCGGCTCCTTCGACAATGTCAAGACGCTGAACCGCCACATCCAGAGCCACACGCAGGAGCGGCCCTTCCACTGCGTGCACTGCAAGAGGCGCTTCAAGCACCTGCACGGCCTCAAGCGCCACCAGATCTACGCCATCTGCCACAAGAAGACGGCCCGCTGCCCCTGGAAGAAGGAGGCCAAGGCCGGGCCCAGCCACGGCGACGGCCAGCAGCTCCAGATCCCCGTCTGGTGCTCCAACTGCGGCAAGCACTTTGAGGTCCTGTCGGCGCTCAAGGAGCACCAGGAGAAGGTGTGCAAGGCGGACCTGCGCGATGTCATGACCTGCGGCGCCTGTGGCAAGGAGTTCAAGAGCCTCACCATGCTCAAG GTGCACCAGAGGATCCACGACCCGCTGTACTGCAAGGAGTGCGGCAAGATCCTGGCCAGCCAGGCGGCCTTCGAGCGCCACCTGCTGATGCACCGGCCCATGGCGTGCACCATGTGCGACAAGAGCTTCACGCTGATGCGCCGCCTGCGCGAGCACTACGAGAAGCAGCACGCCTTCAGCGGGCCCTACCCGTGCTCGCAGTGCGACAAGAGCTTCTCGCAGCTCTCCTACCTGGCCGTCCACCAGCGCATCCACAAGGGCGAGTTCCCCTTCGCCTGCGACTCCTGCCCCGCCCGCTTCCGCTCCTCCAACTGCCTGACGGTGCACCAGCGCAAGCACACGGGCGAGCGGCCCTTCCTGTGCTGGCAGTGTGGCAAGTGCTACCGCTCGGCCTCGGAGCTCACCGTGCACATGGGCACGCACTCGGAGGCGCGGCCGTGGGCCTGCGCCCAGTGCCCGGCCGCCTACCGCACCAAGCAGCAGCTGGGCAACCACGTGGCGCAGGTGCACGTGGGCGTGCGCTACCCCTGCGCCAGCTGCGGCAAGCAGTTCATGAAGGAGACCTCGCTCAAGCGCCACGAGCTCATCCACACGGGCGAGCGGCCGTACCAGTGCACCGTGTGCGGCAAGACCTTCCTCACCGCCAACGAGCTGCGGCTGCACACCCGCTACCACACGGGCGAGCGGCCGTACAAGTGCGACGTGTGCGGCAAGGCCTTCATCCAGTCGGGCTACCTCAAGTCGCACGTGCGCATCCACACGGGCGAGAAGCCCTTCAAGTGCGACGTGTGCGGCAAGGCTTTCCGCATGTCCTACCACATGAAGAAGCACCGGCGGACGCACGCCACCAAGGCGGCCAAGACGGCCAAGGTCAAGACCTACGCTTGCGACCGCTGCGACCTGGCCTTCCTACACAAGAAGGCGCTGTGGGAGCACGCCGCCGCACACCCCGTCAAGGTGGAGCAAACATTCGCCCAAGTCAGGATCGAGTTCCAGTGA